A single window of uncultured Pseudodesulfovibrio sp. DNA harbors:
- a CDS encoding NAD(P)/FAD-dependent oxidoreductase, whose amino-acid sequence MSNTMYDVTILGSGPGGLQAAIHASRKKAKVLMLGRIDNSSLYWAHVENYCCQLKISGEEILRTGRQQAESFGALFRDEDVLSINPIDNTYSIKLESGDTVLSKTIIIATGSSRNKLKVPGEKELLGKGVSYCVDCDAGFYRNEVVAVTGCRSAAAHGAVTLTNFATKVHLYCEKLDVADGLREQLEATGVIVHEGVQIKKIQGENAVQSILLDDGSTLEVSGVFIELGAKGVLELTSILGVQLDESMKYIDADKKQRTNIAGIYGAGDICGPPLQMAKAVGEGCVAGIEAANYAKSMS is encoded by the coding sequence ATGTCGAATACAATGTACGATGTTACCATTCTTGGCTCTGGCCCAGGTGGCTTGCAGGCTGCAATTCACGCTTCTCGCAAAAAAGCCAAAGTCCTTATGCTGGGCCGAATAGACAACAGCAGCCTGTATTGGGCGCATGTTGAAAACTATTGCTGTCAACTCAAGATATCCGGTGAGGAAATCCTTCGAACAGGACGCCAACAGGCAGAAAGTTTCGGTGCGTTATTCCGTGATGAAGACGTTCTTTCCATCAATCCCATAGACAATACTTACTCAATAAAACTGGAATCCGGTGACACCGTATTATCCAAGACTATCATTATTGCCACCGGTTCTAGCCGTAACAAACTCAAGGTCCCAGGTGAAAAGGAACTGCTTGGTAAAGGCGTCAGCTATTGCGTGGATTGTGATGCAGGTTTTTACAGGAATGAAGTTGTTGCTGTGACTGGATGCCGAAGTGCGGCGGCACATGGAGCCGTCACTTTAACTAATTTCGCAACTAAAGTTCATCTGTATTGTGAAAAACTCGATGTAGCCGATGGTTTGCGTGAGCAACTCGAGGCAACTGGAGTCATTGTCCATGAAGGTGTTCAAATAAAGAAGATTCAAGGCGAAAACGCTGTACAATCGATCCTGCTTGATGACGGCTCCACACTGGAAGTCAGCGGAGTTTTTATTGAACTAGGCGCCAAGGGAGTCTTGGAACTCACCTCAATACTCGGCGTACAACTTGATGAATCGATGAAATATATAGACGCTGACAAAAAACAACGCACCAACATTGCAGGCATCTATGGTGCTGGAGATATCTGCGGCCCACCTCTTCAAATGGCAAAAGCCGTGGGTGAAGGCTGTGTGGCCGGAATAGAAGCCGCAAACTACGCAAAAAGTATGTCGTAA
- a CDS encoding PilZ domain-containing protein, producing MDIASGDRVILEFSTFEDRFLGVVSDVTTKGDLVVKVTVPDSVVKRVRIHAFALVRYVFDGHLLGFSSRVLCVSGGCEATVKLTGPESVFDAEDRGEPRCSCSYPAIVVEGDKAAQAVVEDMSASCSRVRYMNGGLTDFPEELGRPVRLSFHPFDTSEESYSIGCTVLKAFMKSGERYAVLQFNNDEPDARKRLSGFIGGHICCVLPPM from the coding sequence ATGGATATCGCATCCGGTGATAGAGTAATCTTGGAGTTTTCCACCTTTGAGGATCGTTTTTTGGGCGTGGTGTCTGATGTGACGACCAAAGGTGATCTTGTGGTTAAGGTCACTGTTCCTGACAGCGTTGTCAAACGGGTGAGAATCCATGCTTTCGCCCTTGTTCGATATGTCTTTGATGGTCATTTACTTGGTTTTTCTTCTCGAGTTCTTTGTGTGAGCGGAGGTTGTGAAGCTACTGTAAAATTAACGGGGCCTGAGTCTGTTTTTGATGCCGAGGACCGTGGAGAACCAAGGTGTTCGTGTTCATATCCTGCCATTGTCGTTGAAGGAGACAAAGCTGCCCAAGCTGTTGTTGAAGATATGTCGGCGAGTTGCTCCAGAGTACGTTATATGAATGGCGGGTTGACGGATTTTCCAGAAGAGCTGGGGAGGCCTGTTCGGCTTTCCTTTCACCCCTTTGATACGAGTGAAGAAAGCTATTCTATAGGGTGCACGGTGCTTAAAGCCTTCATGAAGAGTGGGGAACGGTATGCGGTTCTCCAGTTTAATAATGACGAGCCGGACGCACGCAAACGTTTATCTGGTTTTATTGGTGGGCATATTTGTTGTGTGTTGCCCCCAATGTAG